In Thermodesulfobacteriota bacterium, one genomic interval encodes:
- a CDS encoding Fic family protein: protein MKPKYQPPYTITPAIVNLVAEIGETIGRYTVLAEQNLTPRLRRENRIRTIQASLAIENNSLTLEQVTAVIEGKRVLGHPREIQEVRNAFATYEAMEDWDASTEKDLLTAHELLMRGLVDETGRYRSGGVGIFRGEQLVHMAPPADRVPNLMANLLDWLENTTEHPLVASCVFHYELEFIHPFADGNGRMGRLWQTLILRNWKPLLAYLPVETVIRDRQEDYYRVLTVADQQADATPFIEFMLNALRDAVREAAATDQVADQVTDQVAVLIRLIGTGEMGSNDLMQALGLSHRPTFRNNHLNPALEAEWIERTQPDSPRSPTQRYRLTGKGRRWLLHHADEQKRETRG from the coding sequence ATGAAACCAAAATACCAACCACCCTATACCATCACCCCGGCGATTGTGAATCTGGTTGCCGAGATCGGCGAAACCATAGGCCGCTACACCGTGCTGGCTGAACAGAACCTGACACCGCGCCTGCGCCGGGAGAACCGCATCCGTACCATCCAGGCCTCGCTGGCTATTGAGAACAACTCGCTCACCCTTGAACAGGTGACCGCCGTTATCGAGGGGAAGCGGGTGTTGGGGCACCCCCGCGAGATTCAGGAAGTACGCAATGCCTTTGCGACCTACGAAGCCATGGAAGACTGGGACGCCAGTACCGAGAAAGACCTGCTGACGGCTCACGAGTTACTGATGCGTGGGCTGGTGGATGAAACGGGTCGATATCGATCCGGCGGGGTCGGCATTTTCCGGGGAGAGCAACTGGTACACATGGCTCCTCCTGCTGATCGTGTGCCCAACCTGATGGCAAACCTGCTTGATTGGCTGGAAAACACCACCGAACATCCGTTGGTGGCCAGTTGCGTCTTTCATTACGAGTTGGAGTTTATCCACCCCTTTGCCGACGGCAACGGGCGGATGGGACGGTTGTGGCAAACCCTGATCCTCCGCAACTGGAAGCCGTTGCTGGCTTACCTGCCGGTGGAGACGGTGATCCGGGATCGACAGGAAGACTATTACCGGGTACTCACGGTAGCCGACCAGCAGGCAGACGCCACTCCATTTATCGAATTCATGCTGAACGCGTTGCGCGATGCCGTGCGCGAGGCTGCGGCGACCGACCAAGTAGCCGATCAAGTAACCGACCAAGTAGCGGTATTGATCCGCTTGATCGGGACCGGCGAAATGGGCAGCAACGATTTGATGCAGGCTTTGGGTCTATCACACCGTCCCACGTTCCGGAATAACCACCTCAACCCGGCCCTCGAGGCCGAATGGATCGAGCGCACTCAACCCGATTCCCCACGCAGCCCGACTCAACGTTATCGGTTGACCGGTAAAGGCCGGCGTTGGCTGCTCCACCATGCCGACGAGCAGAAAAGGGAAACGCGCGGCTAA